One Actinosynnema pretiosum DNA segment encodes these proteins:
- a CDS encoding ATP-binding cassette domain-containing protein — protein sequence MSGWGRGSTGRGGAGRGAGPGSAGPSAVRLDGVGKRYGRGPWVLRGVDLDVPAGGLVVVAGGNGVGKSTLLRVAAGLVRPDEGRVARAGDVGYLPERFPPDVRFSARNYLRHLAAVRGVPGRWELVEALGFAGDPDGPMSALSKGNAQKVALAQALHARGLVVLDEPWSGLDARAGAALAGLVEAARADGVGVLVTDHTGRELAGARQVVLGGGRDRVVVVELDRAGAVFEQVEAADGVLVAERGGDAVRLEVEPGRSDEVLALALRLGCSVRGVRS from the coding sequence GTGAGCGGCTGGGGGCGGGGTTCGACGGGGCGGGGCGGCGCCGGGCGCGGCGCGGGACCGGGGAGCGCGGGCCCGAGCGCGGTCCGGCTCGACGGGGTCGGCAAGCGGTACGGGCGCGGGCCCTGGGTGCTGCGCGGGGTCGACCTGGACGTGCCCGCGGGCGGGCTGGTCGTGGTCGCGGGCGGCAACGGGGTCGGCAAGTCCACCCTGCTGCGCGTCGCGGCCGGGCTGGTCAGGCCGGACGAGGGGCGCGTCGCCCGCGCCGGCGACGTCGGCTACCTGCCCGAGCGGTTCCCGCCCGACGTGCGCTTCTCCGCCCGGAACTACCTGCGCCACCTCGCCGCGGTGCGCGGGGTCCCCGGCCGGTGGGAGCTGGTGGAGGCGCTCGGGTTCGCGGGCGACCCGGACGGGCCGATGTCCGCGCTGTCCAAGGGCAACGCGCAGAAGGTCGCGCTCGCCCAGGCCCTGCACGCGCGCGGGCTGGTCGTGCTCGACGAGCCGTGGTCCGGTCTGGACGCCCGCGCGGGCGCCGCGCTGGCCGGGCTGGTCGAGGCGGCCCGCGCGGACGGCGTCGGGGTGCTGGTCACCGACCACACCGGGCGCGAGCTGGCCGGGGCGCGGCAGGTCGTGCTCGGCGGCGGGCGGGACCGGGTGGTCGTGGTCGAGCTGGACCGGGCCGGGGCGGTGTTCGAGCAGGTCGAGGCGGCGGACGGGGTGCTGGTGGCCGAGCGGGGCGGGGACGCGGTGCGGTTGGAGGTCGAGCCGGGGCGCAGCGACGAGGTGCTGGCCCTCGCGCTGCGGCTGGGCTGCTCGGTGCGCGGGGTGCGGTCGTGA